In Primulina huaijiensis isolate GDHJ02 unplaced genomic scaffold, ASM1229523v2 scaffold3501, whole genome shotgun sequence, a single genomic region encodes these proteins:
- the LOC140968312 gene encoding uncharacterized protein gives MAADTKSSNLVKVKPGIGDGPSPSSLKSKIIESKKKVSEITIKQSAHAKHRSTNNASKVISKTSRQSKTVTKIVTKTRVKKVYSLPGQKFDVPEEREPLRIFYESLSKQIPSSEMAEFWMMEHGLLSPERAKKAFEKKQRKQKQLRTGTTIKSPPPPRISSKPESSKRPQQVPKSGEVKQKKRVNESDDDDDDLVLSHKRRKG, from the exons ATGGCCGCTGATACAAAATCAAGCAATTTGGTCAAAGTGAAGCCCGGAATAGGAGATGGGCCATCACCATCTTCGTTAAAATCCAAGATTATTGAATCAAAGAAGAAAGTTTCTGAGATCACAATCAAGCAATCTGCTCATGCCAAGCACAGATCCACTAATAATGCATCCAAGGTC ATAAGCAAAACTTCGCGTCAATCAAAAACTGTTACGAAAATAGTGACCAAAACCAGGGTGAAGAAAGTTTATTCCTTGCCAGGGCAGAAATTTGATGTTCCTGAAGAG AGAGAACCATTGAGGATATTCTATGAATCCTTATCGAAGCAAATACCTTCAAGTGAAATGGCCGAATTTTG GATGATGGAGCATGGTTTGCTGTCACCCGAACGAGCAAAGAAGGCATTTGAGAAAAAGCAAAGGAAGCAAAAGCAACTTCGAACAGGTACTACAATAAAATCTCCGCCGCCACCCCGCATATCAAGTAAACCAGAGAGTTCCAAAAGGCCGCAGCAGGTCCCCAAGTCCGGTGAAGTTAAACAAAAAAAACGTGTAAATGAAAGTGATGACGACGATGACGACCTTGTGCTGAGCCACAAGAGGAGAAAGGGGTAA
- the LOC140968291 gene encoding uncharacterized protein isoform X1: MIDTLRLVHRNRKVRYSWPLSLSLSSQAFTHFLSLRFYKLRNYYSIQIDHSNSSTLRYVGPKFDFLLQFSPFRGCCSSFNIPINSNERRKLTVGISRIIKQRKGYLLQEFSCGFCPFILVKIMKLLINREVGVAFFKVVFQDTSEIIVQQCCIAVHLLVNEYLRILAQDVLTWVIRTIGKVRSYEVVWRQHYKSESDFFILDSFMRSFTHVGMGYCALEVLYRIWEVGCKPSLSAVCELIKLLLRIGDYGSVWKLLSCMIHKGPRPSIYVFNAAILGFCRRGFVRVGESLLQLMRKFGCEPDVYTYNILINAYCVGGKSLDALSLVYLMIESGCYPSSATCGTVINAFCKEGNVAEARKIFDGMLDMGVFPTTALYNSLMDGYVKTREISQAYMLYEDMRTKEVAPDIITFNILVSGHYKYGKEEDGDRILKDFSMMGVVPDCSLIDVSIAGLCWATKLDQALELLENALEKGIPLSVMAFNSIIVAYGKVGLLDKAFEVYKMIVTYGLTPSASTYTSLLLGLSKVRRLQEAQDLMYKMIEKGYPVNKVAFTVILDGYFKNGDMVGARRLWEEMEILGVAPDAVAFSTFIDGLSKSGFVEEAYDILLKMTGKGLVPNNFVYNSLIYGLCSNGILNEALKLERQMRCTGLLPDVITFNIIMNGFCKQRRMMSAMHTYMAMYKRGLVPDIVTYNTLISGYCKEFDMLNAKNVANRLYSTGWKPDITTYNIQIHAFCRSRRMNQAVLMLDELISDGIIPDTVTYNTLMNGICYDVLDRAVILTGKLLKMAFVPDLVTVNLLLSNLRKQGLPQRTVMWGQKLIEISFEFDEMTCTILDKAYQDLQDDANHTTEITGKSLFLDFLMYMTYDLICRSMVHHKTRFNPNDFIGNCL, translated from the coding sequence ATGATTGATACTTTGCGCCTTGTGCATAGAAATCGCAAGGTTCGGTACTCTTGGCCGCTTTCTCTCTCCCTCAGCTCACAAGCTTTTACACACTTCCTCTCTCTTCGTTTCTATAAGCTAAGAAACTATTATTCCATTCAAATTGATCATTCTAACAGCTCAACATTACGTTATGTTGGTCCAAAATTCGATTTTCTTCTGCAATTTTCGCCTTTCAGGGGTTGTTGCAGCTCGTTCAACATTCCGATTAATTCCAACGAGAGGCGTAAACTCACCGTTGGAATTTCAAGAATTATCAAACAGCGAAAAGGGTATCTTTTACAGGAATTTTCTTGCGGTTTCTGCCCTTTTATCCTTGTGAAAATAATGAAACTGCTTATAAATAGGGAGGTGGGGGTTGCGTTTTTCAAAGTTGTATTTCAAGACACTTCGGAAATCATAGTTCAACAATGTTGTATTGCTGTGCATTTATTAGTGAATGAATACCTTAGAATTCTGGCTCAAGATGTGCTGACATGGGTGATTAGGACAATAGGGAAAGTTAGGAGTTATGAGGTTGTGTGGAGACAGCACTATAAGAGTGAATCAGATTTTTTTATTCTTGATTCATTTATGCGCTCTTTTACCCACGTGGGGATGGGATACTGTGCGTTGGAGGTTTTGTATAGGATTTGGGAGGTTGGTTGTAAACCGAGTTTATCAGCAGTATGCGAGCTAATAAAGTTGTTGCTGAGAATTGGTGATTATGGTAGTGTGTGGAAGTTGTTGAGCTGTATGATCCATAAAGGACCTCGACCCTCAATTTATGTTTTCAATGCGGCAATTCTTGGCTTTTGTAGAAGAGGGTTTGTTAGGGTTGGAGAAAGTTTACTACAATTGATGAGGAAGTTTGGCTGTGAGCCAGATGTGtatacatataatattttgatcAATGCTTACTGTGTCGGGGGCAAAAGTTTGGATGCGCTTTCTTTGGTGTATTTGATGATTGAAAGTGGTTGCTACCCAAGTAGTGCAACGTGTGGGACAGTTATTAATGCCTTCTGCAAGGAGGGTAACGTTGCAGAagcaagaaaaatatttgatggGATGCTGGACATGGGTGTGTTCCCAACCACTGCATTGTACAATTCTTTGATGGATGGTTATGTTAAGACAAGAGAAATTAGTCAGGCATATATGCTTTATGAAGACATGAGGACCAAGGAGGTGGCCCCTGATAttatcacttttaatattttagtttCAGGGCATTACAAGTATGGAAAGGAGGAGGATGGGGACAGAATTCTGAAGGACTTTTCAATGATGGGAGTGGTTCCAGATTGTTCATTGATTGATGTGTCTATTGCAGGACTATGTTGGGCTACAAAACTAGATCAAGCATTGGAATTATTGGAGAACGCTTTGGAGAAAGGGATTCCTCTTAGTGTAATGGCATTTAATTCTATCATTGTTGCTTATGGAAAAGTAGGATTATTGGACAAAGCTTTTGAAGTCTATAAGATGATCGTGACATATGGTCTAACTCCTTCAGCTTCCACGTATACTTCATTGCTCCTAGGTTTATCAAAAGTGAGAAGGCTCCAGGAAGCCCAAGATCTTATGTATAAGATGATAGAGAAGGGTTATCCGGTCAATAAAGTGGCTTTTACAGTGATTCTAGAtggatattttaaaaatggggACATGGTGGGAGCTCGGAGGCTGTGGGAAGAAATGGAAATACTGGGAGTGGCTCCTGATGCTGTTGCTTTTTCTACCTTTATCGATGGACTTTCTAAGTCTGGTTTTGTTGAAGAAGCCTATGATATATTATTGAAAATGACTGGAAAAGGACTTGTACCTAACAATTTTGTTTACAATTCCTTAATTTATGGCCTTTGTAGCAATGGAATACTTAATGAAGCATTGAAGTTGGAAAGGCAGATGAGATGTACAGGCCTGTTACCTGATGTAATCACCTTCAACATTATCATGAATGGGTTCTGCAAACAGAGAAGAATGATGTCAGCCATGCACACCTACATGGCAATGTACAAACGTGGATTAGTCCCAGATATTGTGACTTACAACACTTTGATCAGCGGATACTGCAAGGAGTTTGACATGTTAAATGCGAAAAATGTAGCGAATAGGTTGTATTCTACTGGATGGAAACCAGATATTACAACCTATAACATACAGATTCATGCTTTCTGCAGAAGCCGCAGAATGAATCAAGCTGTATTGATGCTTGATGAGCTTATTTCTGATGGAATAATTCCAGATACCGTTACCTACAACACTCTAATGAATGGAATCTGTTATGATGTACTGGATCGTGCAGTGATCCTGACAGGAAAATTGCTCAAGATGGCCTTTGTTCCAGATTTGGTAACCGTTAACTTACTATTGTCTAATCTACGCAAGCAAGGGCTACCACAGAGGACTGTGATGTGGGGACAAAAGTTGATCGAGATTTCCTTTGAGTTTGACGAAATGACATGTACGATATTGGACAAAGCATATCAGGATCTGCAAGATGATGCTAATCATACAACGGAAATCACAGGGAAAAGTCTCTTTCTAGATTTCCTTATGTATATGACATATGATTTGATATGCAGAAGTATGGTTCACCacaaaacaagattcaatcCTAATGATTTCATTGGCAattgcttataa
- the LOC140968291 gene encoding uncharacterized protein isoform X2 yields MKLLINREVGVAFFKVVFQDTSEIIVQQCCIAVHLLVNEYLRILAQDVLTWVIRTIGKVRSYEVVWRQHYKSESDFFILDSFMRSFTHVGMGYCALEVLYRIWEVGCKPSLSAVCELIKLLLRIGDYGSVWKLLSCMIHKGPRPSIYVFNAAILGFCRRGFVRVGESLLQLMRKFGCEPDVYTYNILINAYCVGGKSLDALSLVYLMIESGCYPSSATCGTVINAFCKEGNVAEARKIFDGMLDMGVFPTTALYNSLMDGYVKTREISQAYMLYEDMRTKEVAPDIITFNILVSGHYKYGKEEDGDRILKDFSMMGVVPDCSLIDVSIAGLCWATKLDQALELLENALEKGIPLSVMAFNSIIVAYGKVGLLDKAFEVYKMIVTYGLTPSASTYTSLLLGLSKVRRLQEAQDLMYKMIEKGYPVNKVAFTVILDGYFKNGDMVGARRLWEEMEILGVAPDAVAFSTFIDGLSKSGFVEEAYDILLKMTGKGLVPNNFVYNSLIYGLCSNGILNEALKLERQMRCTGLLPDVITFNIIMNGFCKQRRMMSAMHTYMAMYKRGLVPDIVTYNTLISGYCKEFDMLNAKNVANRLYSTGWKPDITTYNIQIHAFCRSRRMNQAVLMLDELISDGIIPDTVTYNTLMNGICYDVLDRAVILTGKLLKMAFVPDLVTVNLLLSNLRKQGLPQRTVMWGQKLIEISFEFDEMTCTILDKAYQDLQDDANHTTEITGKSLFLDFLMYMTYDLICRSMVHHKTRFNPNDFIGNCL; encoded by the coding sequence ATGAAACTGCTTATAAATAGGGAGGTGGGGGTTGCGTTTTTCAAAGTTGTATTTCAAGACACTTCGGAAATCATAGTTCAACAATGTTGTATTGCTGTGCATTTATTAGTGAATGAATACCTTAGAATTCTGGCTCAAGATGTGCTGACATGGGTGATTAGGACAATAGGGAAAGTTAGGAGTTATGAGGTTGTGTGGAGACAGCACTATAAGAGTGAATCAGATTTTTTTATTCTTGATTCATTTATGCGCTCTTTTACCCACGTGGGGATGGGATACTGTGCGTTGGAGGTTTTGTATAGGATTTGGGAGGTTGGTTGTAAACCGAGTTTATCAGCAGTATGCGAGCTAATAAAGTTGTTGCTGAGAATTGGTGATTATGGTAGTGTGTGGAAGTTGTTGAGCTGTATGATCCATAAAGGACCTCGACCCTCAATTTATGTTTTCAATGCGGCAATTCTTGGCTTTTGTAGAAGAGGGTTTGTTAGGGTTGGAGAAAGTTTACTACAATTGATGAGGAAGTTTGGCTGTGAGCCAGATGTGtatacatataatattttgatcAATGCTTACTGTGTCGGGGGCAAAAGTTTGGATGCGCTTTCTTTGGTGTATTTGATGATTGAAAGTGGTTGCTACCCAAGTAGTGCAACGTGTGGGACAGTTATTAATGCCTTCTGCAAGGAGGGTAACGTTGCAGAagcaagaaaaatatttgatggGATGCTGGACATGGGTGTGTTCCCAACCACTGCATTGTACAATTCTTTGATGGATGGTTATGTTAAGACAAGAGAAATTAGTCAGGCATATATGCTTTATGAAGACATGAGGACCAAGGAGGTGGCCCCTGATAttatcacttttaatattttagtttCAGGGCATTACAAGTATGGAAAGGAGGAGGATGGGGACAGAATTCTGAAGGACTTTTCAATGATGGGAGTGGTTCCAGATTGTTCATTGATTGATGTGTCTATTGCAGGACTATGTTGGGCTACAAAACTAGATCAAGCATTGGAATTATTGGAGAACGCTTTGGAGAAAGGGATTCCTCTTAGTGTAATGGCATTTAATTCTATCATTGTTGCTTATGGAAAAGTAGGATTATTGGACAAAGCTTTTGAAGTCTATAAGATGATCGTGACATATGGTCTAACTCCTTCAGCTTCCACGTATACTTCATTGCTCCTAGGTTTATCAAAAGTGAGAAGGCTCCAGGAAGCCCAAGATCTTATGTATAAGATGATAGAGAAGGGTTATCCGGTCAATAAAGTGGCTTTTACAGTGATTCTAGAtggatattttaaaaatggggACATGGTGGGAGCTCGGAGGCTGTGGGAAGAAATGGAAATACTGGGAGTGGCTCCTGATGCTGTTGCTTTTTCTACCTTTATCGATGGACTTTCTAAGTCTGGTTTTGTTGAAGAAGCCTATGATATATTATTGAAAATGACTGGAAAAGGACTTGTACCTAACAATTTTGTTTACAATTCCTTAATTTATGGCCTTTGTAGCAATGGAATACTTAATGAAGCATTGAAGTTGGAAAGGCAGATGAGATGTACAGGCCTGTTACCTGATGTAATCACCTTCAACATTATCATGAATGGGTTCTGCAAACAGAGAAGAATGATGTCAGCCATGCACACCTACATGGCAATGTACAAACGTGGATTAGTCCCAGATATTGTGACTTACAACACTTTGATCAGCGGATACTGCAAGGAGTTTGACATGTTAAATGCGAAAAATGTAGCGAATAGGTTGTATTCTACTGGATGGAAACCAGATATTACAACCTATAACATACAGATTCATGCTTTCTGCAGAAGCCGCAGAATGAATCAAGCTGTATTGATGCTTGATGAGCTTATTTCTGATGGAATAATTCCAGATACCGTTACCTACAACACTCTAATGAATGGAATCTGTTATGATGTACTGGATCGTGCAGTGATCCTGACAGGAAAATTGCTCAAGATGGCCTTTGTTCCAGATTTGGTAACCGTTAACTTACTATTGTCTAATCTACGCAAGCAAGGGCTACCACAGAGGACTGTGATGTGGGGACAAAAGTTGATCGAGATTTCCTTTGAGTTTGACGAAATGACATGTACGATATTGGACAAAGCATATCAGGATCTGCAAGATGATGCTAATCATACAACGGAAATCACAGGGAAAAGTCTCTTTCTAGATTTCCTTATGTATATGACATATGATTTGATATGCAGAAGTATGGTTCACCacaaaacaagattcaatcCTAATGATTTCATTGGCAattgcttataa
- the LOC140968293 gene encoding exosome complex exonuclease RRP46 homolog: MDLEREGGRGANQLRPLDCSRNVLNRAHGSGSCSHGETRVLAAVYGPKAGTKKNENPEKACLEVIWKPKIGQIGKADKEFEMILKRTLQNICLLTAHPNTTTSIIIQVVHDDGSLLPCAIHAACAALVDAGIPLKYLAVAICCCLVENGRIILDPNKIEEQRMKALVHLVFPSPVQSVLPEGSKEDGIITSLSHGVMTVDDYFQCVKHGRAAVAPLSNILKKKLQSQSPSNQSVAG; encoded by the exons ATGGATTTAGAGCGAGAAGGTGGACGTGGAGCCAACCAATTGAGACCACTGGATTGTTCTCGCAACGTTCTAAATCGAGCTCATGGTTCTGGTAGCTGTTCTCATG GGGAAACCAGAGTTCTTGCTGCTGTTTATGGGCCAAAAGCTGGGACGAAAAAGAACGAGAATCCAGAAAAAGCATGTCTTGAGGTCATTTGGAAGCCTAAAATTGGGCAGATTG GAAAAGCAGATAAGGAGTTTGAGATGATACTGAAAAGAACATTGCAAAATATTTGCCTTTTGACTGCTCACCCGAATACCACAACCTCAATTATAATTCAG GTTGTCCATGATGATGGTTCA CTTCTTCCGTGTGCTATACATGCAGCATGCGCTGCCCTTGTAGATGCTGGAATCCCTTTGAAGTATCTTGCTG TTGCCATTTGTTGTTGTCTGGTGGAAAATGGGCGTATTATTTTGGACCCTAACAAGATAGAAGAGCAG AGAATGAAGGCATTAGTACATCTGGTTTTCCCTAGCCCGGTTCAATCAGTGCTGCCTGAAGGATCAAAGGAAGATGGGATTATTACATCTCTTTCACATGGTGTGATGACAG TTGATGATTACTTTCAATGTGTAAAACACGGTCGAGCCGCTGTCGCACCGCTGTCtaatattcttaaaaagaaattACAGTCACAATCACCTAGTAACCAATCCGTTGCTGGTTGA
- the LOC140968281 gene encoding carotenoid 9,10(9',10')-cleavage dioxygenase 1-like isoform X1: MMTYTRSFQSTVCTQRSTPSSHRFGSFELPIPSVFKPLLRDFKDNISVGIRDVPKIIKEAPVRLLDSFVDLVFDFVDQPWLPSQSNFAPVEEIEEAVNLIYVQGSIPDGFPEGVYIRNGSNPLFGESQSAVSVFGKTSSVWVEGEGMLHALYFNKDRTAEHDGGGWKIIYNNRYVETSTFKIEKERNKPCFLPAVEGNPSAVLSSFILNLLRYGMPNKIMSNTSIIEHAGKFYSIAENYVPQEIDIKTLETLGDWDVNGAWTRPFTSHPKKAPGTGELVTMGADAKKPYFELGVISADGSRQIHKVDLKFNRSILIHDIGVTRRYNVILDFPLIVDLNRVLRGGSLIKYEKEGYSRIGILPRYGDADSVKWFQVEPNSSFHVINCYEIGDDEVVVMSCRARESIIPGPDLGRNKLEWFSKGFKHVDLVEEEDDDEGKLFSRAYEWRLNMKTGEVTRQGHLTGTEFAIDFPIINPNFTGVKNRFAYAQIVDSTASSEAGMAKYSGLAKLYLDERSKVEVYKSEENQSAENLVKIEYHMFPKSTYCSGSAFVAKSGSTEEDEGWIITFVHNEDTNKSEVYIVDAKQFSREPAAKIPLPSRVPYGFHGYFASSG, from the exons ATGATGACTTACACTCGGTCTTTCCAATCTACCGTCTGCACACAGAGATCAACTCCTTCATCTCACAGATTCGGCTCATTCGAACTCCCAATCCCATCTGTTTTCAAG CCGTTGCTGAGAGATTTCAAGGACAATATCTCAGTCGGAATAAGGGATGTCCCGAAAATAATTAAAGAGGCTCCTGTTAGATTGTTAGACTCTTTTGTTGATCTGGTTTTTGACTTTGTTGATCAGCCATGGCTCCCTTCTCAG AGCAACTTTGCCCCCGTAGAAGAAATAGAAGAAGCTGTTAATCTGATCTATGTCCAAGGAAGTATACCAGATGGTTTTCCAGAGGGCGTTTACATAAGAAACG GATCCAACCCTTTATTTGGAGAATCTCAATCTGCAGTATCCGTGTTTGGAAAAACAAGTAGTGTGTGGGTTGAAGGAGAAGGAATGCTTCATGCTTTGTATTTCAATAAAGATCGCACCGCTGAACATGATGGCGGCGGCTGGAAGATAATTTACAATAACAGATACGTCGAGACGTCCACTTTTAAAATCGAAAAAGAGAGGAATAAGCCATGCTTTCTACCAGCTGTGGAAGGGAATCCATCTGCTGTTCTATCAAGTTTCATTCTTAATCTG CTAAGATATGGCATGCCAAACAAGATCATGAGCAATACCAGTATAATTGAGCATGCAGGAAAATTTTACTCCATTGCTGAGAATTATGTGCCTCAAGAAATTGATATCAAAACGCTCGAAACTTTAGGCGACTGGGACGTTAATGGAGCTTGGACCCGCCCATTCACAAGTCATCCGAAG AAAGCTCCAGGAACAGGTGAGCTTGTTACAATGGGAGCTGATGCCAAAAAACCTTATTTTGAACTAGGTGTCATCTCAG CCGACGGGTCACGACAAATACACAAGGTGGATCTCAAATTCAACCGAAGTATCCTTATCCATGATATAGGGGTTACGAGAAG GTACAATGTGATATTGGATTTTCCACTGATTGTAGACTTGAATCGGGTTCTACGAGGAGGCTC gtTGATAAAGTATGAGAAAGAAGGATATTCAAGAATAGGAATATTGCCTCGTTATGGTGATGCCGATTCAGTCAAATGGTTCCAAGTTGAACCAAATAGCTCATTTCATGTGATCAACTGTTACGAGATCGGCGATGATGag GTTGTGGTGATGTCTTGTAGAGCACGAGAATCAATCATTCCAGGGCCCGATTTAGGGAGGAACAAATTGGAATGGTTCTCAAAGGGATTCAAGCACGTCGACTTGGTGGAAGAAGAAGACGACGATGAAGGGAAACTCTTCTCCCGGGCTTATGAATGGAGATTGAACATGAAAACAGGAGAGGTTACCAGACAAGGACACCTCACCGGAACCGAATTCGCCATCGATTTTCCGATAATAAACCCTAATTTTACGGGCGTTAAGAATAGATTCGCTTACGCACAGATTGTCGATTCTACAGCAAGCTCCGAAGCAGGAATGGCAAAATATTCAGGCCTGGCAAAACTTTATCTCGACGAGAGATCAAAAGTTGAAGTTTACAAG AGTGAGGAGAATCAAAGCGcagaaaatttggtaaaaattGAATATCATATGTTTCCGAAGAGTACATATTGTTCAGGGTCTGCTTTTGTTGCTAAATCTGGATCCACTGAAGAAGATGAGGGGTGGATCATCACTTTCGTGCATAATGAAGATACAAATAAATCTGAG GTGTATATTGTGGACGCAAAACAATTTTCAAGAGAGCCCGCGGCCAAAATTCCATTACCAAGTAGAGTGCCCTATGGATTTCACGGATATTTTGCATCGTCGGGATAA
- the LOC140968281 gene encoding carotenoid 9,10(9',10')-cleavage dioxygenase 1-like isoform X2 → MMTYTRSFQSTVCTQRSTPSSHRFGSFELPIPSVFKPLLRDFKDNISVGIRDVPKIIKEAPVRLLDSFVDLVFDFVDQPWLPSQSNFAPVEEIEEAVNLIYVQGSIPDGFPEGVYIRNVSVFGKTSSVWVEGEGMLHALYFNKDRTAEHDGGGWKIIYNNRYVETSTFKIEKERNKPCFLPAVEGNPSAVLSSFILNLLRYGMPNKIMSNTSIIEHAGKFYSIAENYVPQEIDIKTLETLGDWDVNGAWTRPFTSHPKKAPGTGELVTMGADAKKPYFELGVISADGSRQIHKVDLKFNRSILIHDIGVTRRYNVILDFPLIVDLNRVLRGGSLIKYEKEGYSRIGILPRYGDADSVKWFQVEPNSSFHVINCYEIGDDEVVVMSCRARESIIPGPDLGRNKLEWFSKGFKHVDLVEEEDDDEGKLFSRAYEWRLNMKTGEVTRQGHLTGTEFAIDFPIINPNFTGVKNRFAYAQIVDSTASSEAGMAKYSGLAKLYLDERSKVEVYKSEENQSAENLVKIEYHMFPKSTYCSGSAFVAKSGSTEEDEGWIITFVHNEDTNKSEVYIVDAKQFSREPAAKIPLPSRVPYGFHGYFASSG, encoded by the exons ATGATGACTTACACTCGGTCTTTCCAATCTACCGTCTGCACACAGAGATCAACTCCTTCATCTCACAGATTCGGCTCATTCGAACTCCCAATCCCATCTGTTTTCAAG CCGTTGCTGAGAGATTTCAAGGACAATATCTCAGTCGGAATAAGGGATGTCCCGAAAATAATTAAAGAGGCTCCTGTTAGATTGTTAGACTCTTTTGTTGATCTGGTTTTTGACTTTGTTGATCAGCCATGGCTCCCTTCTCAG AGCAACTTTGCCCCCGTAGAAGAAATAGAAGAAGCTGTTAATCTGATCTATGTCCAAGGAAGTATACCAGATGGTTTTCCAGAGGGCGTTTACATAAGAAACG TATCCGTGTTTGGAAAAACAAGTAGTGTGTGGGTTGAAGGAGAAGGAATGCTTCATGCTTTGTATTTCAATAAAGATCGCACCGCTGAACATGATGGCGGCGGCTGGAAGATAATTTACAATAACAGATACGTCGAGACGTCCACTTTTAAAATCGAAAAAGAGAGGAATAAGCCATGCTTTCTACCAGCTGTGGAAGGGAATCCATCTGCTGTTCTATCAAGTTTCATTCTTAATCTG CTAAGATATGGCATGCCAAACAAGATCATGAGCAATACCAGTATAATTGAGCATGCAGGAAAATTTTACTCCATTGCTGAGAATTATGTGCCTCAAGAAATTGATATCAAAACGCTCGAAACTTTAGGCGACTGGGACGTTAATGGAGCTTGGACCCGCCCATTCACAAGTCATCCGAAG AAAGCTCCAGGAACAGGTGAGCTTGTTACAATGGGAGCTGATGCCAAAAAACCTTATTTTGAACTAGGTGTCATCTCAG CCGACGGGTCACGACAAATACACAAGGTGGATCTCAAATTCAACCGAAGTATCCTTATCCATGATATAGGGGTTACGAGAAG GTACAATGTGATATTGGATTTTCCACTGATTGTAGACTTGAATCGGGTTCTACGAGGAGGCTC gtTGATAAAGTATGAGAAAGAAGGATATTCAAGAATAGGAATATTGCCTCGTTATGGTGATGCCGATTCAGTCAAATGGTTCCAAGTTGAACCAAATAGCTCATTTCATGTGATCAACTGTTACGAGATCGGCGATGATGag GTTGTGGTGATGTCTTGTAGAGCACGAGAATCAATCATTCCAGGGCCCGATTTAGGGAGGAACAAATTGGAATGGTTCTCAAAGGGATTCAAGCACGTCGACTTGGTGGAAGAAGAAGACGACGATGAAGGGAAACTCTTCTCCCGGGCTTATGAATGGAGATTGAACATGAAAACAGGAGAGGTTACCAGACAAGGACACCTCACCGGAACCGAATTCGCCATCGATTTTCCGATAATAAACCCTAATTTTACGGGCGTTAAGAATAGATTCGCTTACGCACAGATTGTCGATTCTACAGCAAGCTCCGAAGCAGGAATGGCAAAATATTCAGGCCTGGCAAAACTTTATCTCGACGAGAGATCAAAAGTTGAAGTTTACAAG AGTGAGGAGAATCAAAGCGcagaaaatttggtaaaaattGAATATCATATGTTTCCGAAGAGTACATATTGTTCAGGGTCTGCTTTTGTTGCTAAATCTGGATCCACTGAAGAAGATGAGGGGTGGATCATCACTTTCGTGCATAATGAAGATACAAATAAATCTGAG GTGTATATTGTGGACGCAAAACAATTTTCAAGAGAGCCCGCGGCCAAAATTCCATTACCAAGTAGAGTGCCCTATGGATTTCACGGATATTTTGCATCGTCGGGATAA